One stretch of Pomacea canaliculata isolate SZHN2017 linkage group LG11, ASM307304v1, whole genome shotgun sequence DNA includes these proteins:
- the LOC112575698 gene encoding uncharacterized protein LOC112575698 — MAGDPRDEFYAAVVAGIVITLLVVIALITAILFVLWRRGKIVCKHPPFLQRFSKKQEESEEGQSMMPKKSSQEMDETTEKFLTYLSDDFIKMYPDFDTKSYLVPPLYFNSNTYIEGNIGGQQVYITQPPDEETVKHDLAMARVLHSLRLLVEQEDQDVMFVISQFNYDNYLATPGQDFLSHKLPMPAGLIGQEKHFGDFDILILHRNLGVLVGVVKACSDDPGTTNDTIIVEEMKKGWEELNNADRMLKHLLSSEQNEIVVHKLLMLPNVSQDRLESVLLGNHDMTKDLATCLGISDPSYLHKECLCTEHLDDADWIGLGLELKKLLIRRLMRSDDNTPFSADQYVAIISRFCGPATPWSLKIPGGPRKAVLSTAFKHSLSMTGDLFCAPVLQPEQWDALNDHSPRVFLTGPPASGKTRMLVLTGIRWMAEGHTVHVMSTCDESRAATEMIHVELSRVLHEKQLPGAVILVPFENECITEGVIQMTEKAADGYLYIIADEPESYKKQPEFRAFVDRLQKEVPELYLRAASYFQENVPVCCKTQTFTKSLTCPPSILLQADVTKVFSECGITAWRPDMRTTAPTEGPPIKFVYHSNEGHNGSHPGVCGECATEVKEFLQTLHICNEADCSRETEGLSHLHYKGILILYEITDDPITTPIYKVLMDAGIKVKVLDKDHPVLSAMRATNDKVLITRGRHVLGIKKKVVIYVQGKWKLFQDMPQHWKRLRGLTSCTSQLVWVRTKTL, encoded by the exons ATGGCAGGAG ACCCTCGTGATGAATTTTATGCAGCTGTAGTTGCAGGGATTGTTATTACACTGCTGGTTGTGATAGCATTAATAACTGCTATTCTTTTTGTACTGTGGAGAAGAGG taaaattGTGTGCAAGCATCCTCCGTTCCTACAAAGATTCTCTAAGAAACAAGAAGAGTCTGAAGAGGGTCAGTCAATGATGCCCAAAAAG TCTTCGCAGGAGATGGATGAGACGACAGAGAAATTTCTGACCTACCTGTCTGatgatttcataaaaatgtatcCTGACTTCGACACAAAATCGTATCTTGTGCCACCGCTGTACTTTAACAGCAACACATACATAGAAGGTAACATCGGTGGACAACAAGTGTACATCACACAGCCACCCGATGAGGAGACCGTGAAACATGACCTGGCGATGGCTCGTGTCCTCCACAGTCTCCGTCTCTTGGTGGAGCAGGAGGACCAGGATGTGATGTTTGTCATATCACAGTTTAACTACGACAACTACCTGGCTACACCAGGACAAGACTTTCTCAGCCACAAGCTGCCCATGCCTGCGGGTCTTATAGggcaagaaaaacattttgggGACTTTGACATTCTTATCCTTCATCGCAATCTCGGGGTACTGGTTGGGGTGGTCAAAGCTTGTAGTGATGATCCAGGTACGACAAATGACACAATCATTGTCGAGGAGATGAAAAAAGGCTGGGAGGAGCTGAACAATGCAGACCGCATgttaaaacatcttttgtctTCTGAACAGAATGAAATTGTTGTACACAAATTACTGATGTTGCCAAATGTATCTCAAGACCGCCTTGAAAGCGTATTACTAGGTAACCACGATATGACAAAG GATCTAGCTACATGCCTTGGAATTTCAGACCCTTCTTATCTTCATAAAGAATGTCTGTGCACGGAGCATTTGGATGATGCCGATTGGATTGGGTTAGGACTTGAGCTGAAGAAATTGTTAATTCGTCGATTGATGAGGTCAGACGATAATACGCCATTTAGCGCCGACCAGTATGTGGCGATAATTTCCAg GTTCTGCGGACCTGCCACACCCTGGTCCTTAAAGATTCCAGGTGGTCCTCGAAAAGCTGTTCTGTCCACGGCATTCAAACACTCGCTGAGCATGACGGGAGATTTATTCTGTGCGCCAGTCCTGCAGCCCGAGCAGTGGGATGCTCTCAATGACCACAGTCCTCGTGTGTTTCTCACAGGGCCGCCAGCTTCAGGGAAAACAAGGATGCTTGTGTTGACAGGAATACGATGGATGGCCGAAGGTCACACAGTCCACGTCATGTCCACTTGTGATGAAAGTCGGGCAGCTACGGAGATGATACACGTAGAGCTGTCGAGGGTTTTACATGAGAAACAATTACCAGGAGCAGTCATTCTAGTCCCCTTCGAGAACGAATGCATAACAGAAGGAGTTatacaaatgacagaaaagGCTGCTGATGGATATTTGTATATTATTGCTGATGAGCCCGAGTCTTACAA GAAACAACCGGAATTTAGGGCTTTTGTGGACCGTCTACAAAAAGAAGTTCCAGAACTTTACCTACGTGCTGCcagttattttcaagaaaacgtCCCGGTCTGCTGCAAGACACAAACCTTTACCAAGAGTTTAACCTGTCCACCATCAATTCTCTTGCAAGCGGATGTGACAAAAgttttctctgaatgtggcatcACTGCGTGGAGACCTGACATGAGAACAACAGCACCCACAGAAGGTCCACCAATTAAATTTGTGTACCACAGCAACGAGGGGCACAATGGGAGTCATCCAGGTGTCTGTGGAGAATGTGCAACAGAAGTGAAAGAATTTCTACAAACTTTACACATCTGTAacgaag CTGATTGTTCCCGGGAGACTGAGGGCTTGTCGCACCTTCATTATAAAGGCATACTAATTTTGTATGAAATTACTGATGACCCCATTACCACTCCAATCTATAAAGTGCTGATGGATGCAGGTATAAAAGTTAAAGTCCTCGACAAGGACCATCCTGTACTGAGTGCTATGAGAGCCACAAATGACAAGGTGTTAATAACTAGAGGGAGACACGTGCTCGGGATCAAAAAGAAAGTTGTTATTTATGTGCAAGGAAAATGGAAATTATTTCAAGACATGCCTCAACACTGGAAACGATTGCGAGGCCTGACCAGCTGTACCTCTCAGCTAGTCTGGGTACGAACTAAAACACTGTAA